The Lipingzhangella halophila genome segment CCGCCGTGAGCGAGGACCTGACGGCGGTCATCCCGCAGCCGATGTCCACGCCGACCGCGGCCGGGCACACCGCGTCGCGCATGGCGATGACGGATCCCACGGTGGCGCCCTTGCCGTAGTGGACGTCGGGCATCACCGCCAGGCCGTGCACCCACGGCAGCCGGGTCACGTTGCGCAACTGGTCCATCGCGGCGGGCTCGACGGTCTCCGGATCCGCCCACATGCGGATCGGGACCCGGGCACCCGGGCTCTCCGTGTACGACATAGGGCGGCCTCCCTTCGGGGCGACGGTCGCGCCGTGTGTGGCGGGCGCCCTGTTATGAAGCCAGACCGGACACCGCGGCGACAACTGGTTTTCCCGCTCGGAACGGACACCGGCTCGTCGCCGGCCCGGTGTCCGGATGGCGGACCGGCACGCCCCGTTCACTGGCGCATCTCGTGTGCCATAACCGCGACGTGCAGCGAGGTGACCGTCTCGGGGTCGGACAGGTCGACGTCCAGGAGCTCCTCGATCGCGGCCAGCCGGTCGTACAGCGTAGCGCGGCTCAGGTGCGCGGACCGGGCCACCCGCGTCTTGTGCCCGCCGTGCCGCAGGCACTCGCGCAGCACTGGGAGCAGGAAGGTCCCTGCGGTCCCGCGGGAGCGGCCCTCAGGGGGCGCGCCGGAAGTGTCCGCGGCGCGGTTCTCGGCGCTGAACGTGTCCCCGCCGTCCGGGTCGGTGTAAAACGACGCGGTGTCGCCCGCGGCGCCGCGGGCGTTCTGCGGCAGTATGGGACCCGGACGCGACCGCCAAGGAGGCGTATGTCCTCGCTGGAGCCCTACGACGCCGTGATCCTGGCCGGGGGCGCGGCCCGGCGCATGGGCGGCACTGACAAGCCGGCGCTCGACGTCGCCGGGGCCACGCTGCTGGAACGCGTGGCCGCGGCGGTCCCGGACGCCCGGCGGACGATCGTCGTCGGTCCCCGGCGCCCCAGCCCTTCGGCCACCTACGTTCGCGAGGAGCCGGCCGGAGGGGGGCCGGTGGCCGCGCTGCGCGCCGGGCTGCCCGTGGTCACCGCGCCGTGGTTCGCGTTGCTTGCCGGCGACCTGCCGTTCCTGGAGCCCGGGCACGTGCGCGCACTCTTGGAGGCCGCACGGGAGCGCTCGGGCGCGGTGTACCTCGACGCGGAGTCGCGACAGCAGTGGCTGCTCGGAGCGTGGCGCGCGGACGCCGTGCGCGCAGCGCTGGCGAGCTACAGCGGCGCGTCCCTGTACCGCCTGCTCGGGCCCCTGGAACCGGCGGCGCTCATCCCGGAGAAGACAGATCCCCCGCTCACGCTCGACTGCGACACCCCCGAGAGCCTCGCGCGGGCGCGCGCTCTGGCCGGCGAGGCCGCGGACCAGCCCGCTCAGCCCTTGAAGTCCGCGAACGGCACGCACTCCAGCAGGAACCCCCGGACGCCGAGGAACTCCGACAGGTAACCGCGGTGCTCGTCGCAGGCCAGCCAGGTCTTGCGGCGGTCGGGCGTGTGCACCTTGGGGTTGTTCCATACCAGGGCCCACGCGGCAGGAGCCTGGCACTCGCGGCGGGAGCAGGTCGCGGGCTCGTCGCCGGTGCTGTCGGTGTGGTTGGTATCGGTCTCGCTCATGGTTCCCCCAAGAGATGCTGGCCGGCGCACCGGACCAGTAGGCACATGGTCACGTGCCCGCCGCGCCCCGCACAAGCCGGGACGCGGCGCGTGGCACAAAAAAGCGACGCCGGGTGGCTACGGGGGCAAACCACCCGACGTCGCGCACGATGTTTCGACGGGGGCTCGAAACATCGGCCCAGCGCTTCGACGGGGGACCGAAGCGCTAGATCCCAATCTACACCGAGCCTCCCCGGTGTACGTCAAGAGCCAGTTACGACGTAGTCTCGTCAGCGTCCCATCCTGGACTACCGCGACCGCGCTGCGATCAGCGAAGACCCGGATCGGGCCGCAGCGGGGCGCGTGCGGGCGCCGCGCCCCTTCGCCGGAAGCTCCGGCCACCGGAGTCCCGTGCCGCGTCGTTCGGCGCCGGACATTCGCGGTTGGCACCGTGCCGCCGCGGGAAGTGGGCCGGCACAGCCAACCGGAAGGGGAACGCGTAATGACCGACCACACCTACCGTGTCACCGAGATCGTGGGCACCTCGCCCGAGAGTCTCGACCAGGCCATCCGCAACGGGATCGCCCGGGCCTCCGAGAC includes the following:
- a CDS encoding helix-turn-helix domain-containing protein; its protein translation is MLRECLRHGGHKTRVARSAHLSRATLYDRLAAIEELLDVDLSDPETVTSLHVAVMAHEMRQ
- the mobA gene encoding molybdenum cofactor guanylyltransferase, whose amino-acid sequence is MSSLEPYDAVILAGGAARRMGGTDKPALDVAGATLLERVAAAVPDARRTIVVGPRRPSPSATYVREEPAGGGPVAALRAGLPVVTAPWFALLAGDLPFLEPGHVRALLEAARERSGAVYLDAESRQQWLLGAWRADAVRAALASYSGASLYRLLGPLEPAALIPEKTDPPLTLDCDTPESLARARALAGEAADQPAQPLKSANGTHSSRNPRTPRNSDR